A window from Desulfovibrio subterraneus encodes these proteins:
- a CDS encoding tetratricopeptide repeat protein, whose product MDYAAHLRGIIREFALSGGGSFLVMSEDTIFLKMLQSALNKQLGIPHLRIHFLRSIEALLGQLPLCEVKGDSPFIIMEQRFRGRLHDQYVKKIKEQAPESRVIVLTNEITRDGLALLYELGVDNTIVKPLSMNTLIEKIANAIVPPAKLGKLMDQARQLLAEGEAKAALNVTDSILSIKPDSSTGLMLRGDALRALGQPNEALLQYQQAMEMAQLFVGPVQRLAEHYAELGDTVRELHYLQKLDALSPLNYDRKIDMGKASLVLGRADVAHKYLNEAVRIAGQGDARLLGEVAAKLARTCMEHFPEACEQHLRTIVDMGGTMPTKAIAETWNRLGISLRRQGRWQDAVTEYTKAIQRAPDDENLYFNKALAETDGQLHAEAARSLSAAISINPAFGRHDPAMAARMSRIFELAGELEQARKYSAIAEELDNAEHDPND is encoded by the coding sequence TCGTTCCTCGTCATGTCAGAGGACACCATCTTCCTCAAGATGCTGCAGTCCGCCCTGAACAAGCAACTTGGCATTCCCCACCTGCGCATACATTTCCTGCGGAGCATAGAGGCTCTTCTCGGCCAGCTTCCGCTGTGCGAGGTAAAGGGCGACAGCCCCTTCATCATCATGGAACAGCGCTTCAGGGGTCGCCTGCATGATCAATATGTAAAAAAGATCAAGGAACAGGCACCGGAAAGCAGGGTAATCGTGCTCACCAACGAGATAACACGCGACGGCCTTGCCCTGCTGTATGAACTGGGGGTGGACAACACCATCGTCAAACCCCTTTCCATGAACACGCTGATTGAAAAAATTGCCAACGCCATTGTACCGCCCGCCAAGCTCGGCAAGCTCATGGACCAGGCGCGGCAACTGCTGGCCGAAGGGGAAGCCAAAGCCGCCCTTAACGTGACCGACAGCATTCTTTCCATCAAACCGGACAGCTCCACTGGGCTCATGCTGCGTGGCGATGCCCTGCGAGCTTTGGGCCAGCCCAACGAGGCTCTTCTGCAATACCAGCAGGCCATGGAAATGGCTCAGCTCTTTGTCGGCCCTGTGCAGAGGCTGGCAGAGCACTATGCCGAACTTGGCGACACCGTGCGCGAACTGCATTATCTGCAGAAACTGGATGCCTTAAGTCCGCTCAACTATGATCGCAAGATAGACATGGGCAAGGCCAGCCTTGTTCTCGGCAGGGCGGATGTGGCCCATAAATATCTCAACGAGGCCGTGCGTATTGCCGGACAGGGCGATGCGCGCCTGCTGGGAGAGGTTGCCGCAAAGCTTGCCCGCACCTGCATGGAGCACTTTCCCGAGGCATGCGAGCAGCATCTGCGCACCATTGTGGATATGGGTGGCACCATGCCCACAAAGGCCATTGCCGAAACATGGAACCGGCTGGGCATTTCCCTGCGGCGTCAGGGCAGATGGCAGGATGCGGTAACGGAATACACCAAGGCCATACAACGGGCTCCCGACGACGAAAACCTGTACTTCAACAAGGCGCTGGCTGAGACTGACGGCCAATTGCATGCGGAGGCTGCCCGCTCCCTCAGTGCCGCCATCAGCATAAACCCTGCCTTCGGCAGACACGATCCCGCCATGGCTGCCAGAATGTCCCGCATTTTCGAACTGGCGGGCGAGCTGGAACAGGCCCGCAAATATTCCGCCATAGCGGAAGAGCTGGACAACGCGGAACACGACCCGAACGACTGA